In the genome of Arabidopsis thaliana chromosome 4, partial sequence, the window GGGCGGATATGGTTCAACACCAATGCCATTTCTGGGAGAGACAAAGGTGATCTTTCGTTACAGTTCTCAATGTATATAATATTACAATGTTATTATGGAAGATAAGTTTTCCATGCATTTTTCCCTTAGTTGATTTCTTTGATCTTTACATGGTTAGGTTGAGGTTAACCTTGGTGAAGGAAATGAAGATGTCACATCTACAGGTGGAGATTCTAGCCTGAAAATGTTGCCTCCATGGATGATCAAGCAAGGCATGAAGCTGACCGAGGAACAAAGAGGAGAGATGAGACAGGAAGCAAATGTTGATGGAGAAGCAGCAAAACTTTCAGATGACAAGAAATCAGTCATGGAAAATGGCGATGATAATAAAGATTTGAAGGCATGGTTTTGGAGGAAAATTATTTGAGTTTAGTTAGATTCCCACAACAGCATCTTGTGGATTGTGTTTCCAGAATCTTGATACATTTTATATCCATTTTGCTTCAGGATGAGTATCTCAAAGCTTACTACGCCGCTATAATGGAGCAGCAAAAGCTTGCTGCAAAGCTGAATGAGCAAGAATCCGCAGGCGAATCAACAACCACTGACATTGAATCGGCTACTACATACTCAGATCGTCAAGTTGGTATGAAGTCCAAACgcgaagaggaagaagaagatgttgaatgGGAAGAAGGAGCTTCTGTTGCAGGTCAGTTTTAGTTTATTACTACTTCATTTCCAGTTTGTTAACAAGTTGATCATATGAAACAAGACATTAGTTAGTTAGAGGGAAACTTGTTTAGGTTTTTTCTAAGTAGAAAACCGGAATAGATACTTGTTAAGACAGCTGGTAGTTAAACTATAATAGTGGGCCAGTTTAGGTCTCATGATAATGTGATGCTCATCTTGGTTACTTTCCATGTGACTTAATTTGCAGCAAATGGAAACTACAAGGTGGATTTGAATGTGGAAGCAGAAGAggcagaagaaaaagaagatggagacGAAGATGACGACATCGACTGGGAAGAAGGCTGATTGTCATGTGCACTAATAGTCACTTAGGAACCTTATTGAGAATCTTATTATCTACACCAATTTTTTGAAAGTGTTACATTGAAAATTTTACTTGACAGAAGATTGAAACAAAGATAGTACCATTTCTAAGTGTTAGACAGtttgttacaacttacaagggAGTAGGGACAATTGAGGCGAGTAGGCAAATATGATTCTGTAAAATTACCAAATACATGATTTGAAGGCCCAATAGAGAAGATTTTTGGGTCTTATAAAAGCCCATTAGAGAGATGTAACCTTTTTAATTAAGCGGGAGAAACCTGGTTTTTATTCCTCCTTCTCCATCGGCCATTGATCTGAGTATTTTCAGATTCTTCCTCTCAAGTGAAAGCAACGATCctgtctcttctcttttagAGTTTATCGATAGCTTTGTTTCCTAATTGAATTTCTGGTTAGATTCATTTATCCTTTTTGccattattttgaattttttctcttttcaacaATTTGAGATAGTAAAACGGGTTAAGTAGAAGACAGACGAATCGTTGCTAGTAATTAGCTTAATTGGCTACGATTGTAGTTATGATTCAATTAGAAGTgttctaatttgttttaaaaaaaaaatcgaaacccAACTTCGATTTTTTGACAGTCATGGAGTTAGAGAGATTCAGGGTAGGTCTTACTCCAACTGTATTCTACATTCCCGGTTTCATAACTGACGAAGAGCAAACTCAGCTCCTAAATCATGTAAAACTCTCCTCTCCAATTGTTTAAGCATTTGACATCTTGAGATTATATGTACTACCCTTTTGCTGTCTTGTAAGATATATGGAGCATCTGGTTCCAAGTGGAAGACATTAAAGAACAGAAGATTACAGAACTGGGGTACACTtgcttttacttttgttttcattagattgtttttttggttgttgaagAGACATAATAAAGTCTTGagcttttggtttgtttcttcagGTGGTATGGTCCATGAAAAGGGTCTTGTTCCACAAGAGTGTAAgtaagaatgaaaaaaagtcCAATCCAATCATTCTTGATTATCAAAGGTTCTAGATACtagtgtatgtatatatgtatcttttctctttgtttcagtGCCTCCCTGGCTGACAAAGATAACAGCGGAAATTCATGAAAGCTCGGGTCTGTTCCCTTCTGCTATAAATCATGTCCTCATCAATGAATACCATCCTGACCAAGGGATTATGGTCCGTTATCCGTCCTCtgattattttgttggttatgtttttgctGTAAACGCAGCTTCTTACTCCAGTGGTTTTAGTTTCTGTGTAAAGTTCATGAGCAAGTTTTAGTTACTTTCCATGGTTGTTGTTTCCACAGCCGCATCAAGATGGACCCGCTTACTTTCCTGTTGTAGCTATCTTGTCTCTTGGCTCACCTGTTGTTATGGACTTCACTCCGCATTTGAGATTAAGATCAGGCGATGGTTACATTTCCAAAGACCAAAGTCCCTGTGCAGAGAGTTGTGCCCCTGAGAGAGACTCATTCTCTGTCTTGTTGATGCCTCAAAGCTTACTCATCTTCAAAGATGACGCATATTCAGGTAAATTGCTCATCTCCTTAATTGAACTACATAGAGTGAAAGAAGAGTAATCAGgaacattttaaaaacatcCAGTTGAAATTCATATTATCCTGTCTTGTTTTCAGATTTCCTCCACGGCATTAGCGATAGTCCAACACAATGTTACAACCAGGTACATACAACAATATAAAGCTCTTTATCATATTCGCATATATGTAAAATGGTAGTGAAATTAGTGTAAAAGGACAGTGATTTTACTGTGGTTCATGTTCTTCAGGTCGTTAATGAAGCTGAAGCTTTGGCTTACTCTAAcgaagaagattcaagaaaagaTGGTGACAAGATTTTTCACAGAGACCAAACTCGAGTTTCACTTACTTGCCGTCTAGTTCCCAAAGTCCGTAAAAATCTCTTCAGATTCTAGCTTGCTTCCCTAATAACACTGGTTTTATCTTGTCGTTTATGACTGTAAAAAACGTTACGATTTGTGACGTGTGGAATATAAAACGCCACGATTTGTAGTTGCCGAAACATGAGGACAAAAAACTTGCAACGGATAGGATTAAATATGAGcccttcattttattttattttttcttatttttcttctaaagagATAACATCACTATACAATCTCACTCTATCCCCaaatcttctccttctccaaaaaaatttcaaacccTAGCTTCTCGATTTCTCTCCTCTGCTCTCCAATTCCATCTTCCCATGGCGATTTCGGCTCCAGCCGCTTGTTCTTCCTCCTCTAGAATTCTCTGTTCCTActcctctccttctccttctctctgtCCCGCCATTTCCACCTCTGGTAaactcaaaaccctaactctctcttcctccttcctCCCTTCTTACTCATTAACCACCACCTCCGCTTCTCAATCCACTCGTCGCTCCTTCACCGTCCGCGCCGCTCGTGGAAAGTTCGAGAGGAAGAAGCCTCATGTCAACATCGGAACCATCGGTCATGTTGACCATGGGAAAACTACTTTAACCGCAGCTCTAACCATGGCTCTCGCTTCCATTGGTTCCAGCGTCGCTAAAAAGTACGACGAGATTGACGCTGCGCCGGAGGAGAGAGCTCGTGGTATCACAATCAACACTGCTACTGTTGAGTACGAGACTGAGAATCGTCACTACGCTCACGTTGATTGTCCTGGTCACGCTGATTACGTTAAGAATATGATTACCGGAGCTGCACAGATGGACGGAGCTATCCTCGTTGTTTCCGGCGCCGATGGTCCTATGCCTCAGACTAAAGAGCATATCCTTTTGGCTAAGCAGGTTGGTGTTCCTGATATGGTTGTGTTTCTTAACAAAGAGGATCAAGTAGATGATGCAGAGTTGCTAGAGCTCGTTGAGCTTGAGGTTCGTGAGCTTCTCTCGTCTTATGAATTTAACGGTGATGATATTCCGATTATCTCTGGTTCTGCTCTTTTAGCCGTTGAGACTCTTACTGAGAATCCTAAGGTTAAGAGAGGTGATAACAAATGGGTAGATAAGATTTATGAACTTATGGATGCTGTTGATGATTACATCCCTATCCCTCAGAGACAAACTGAATTGCCATTCTTGTTAGCTGTTGAGGATGTGTTCTCTATCACTGGACGTGGTACGGTGGCTACAGGGCGTGTCGAGAGAGGTACGGTTAAGGTAGGAGAGACTGTAGATTTAGTGGGTTTGAGGGAGACTAGGAGTTACACTGTCACTGGGGTTGAAATGTTTCAGAAGATTCTTGATGAGGCTTTAGCTGGTGACAATGTAGGGTTGTTGCTTAGGGGTATTCAAAAGGCTGATATTCAGAGAGGTATGGTTTTAG includes:
- a CDS encoding oxidoreductase, translated to MELERFRIYGASGSKWKTLKNRRLQNWGGMVHEKGLVPQELPPWLTKITAEIHESSGLFPSAINHVLINEYHPDQGIMPHQDGPAYFPVVAILSLGSPVVMDFTPHLRLRSGDGYISKDQSPCAESCAPERDSFSVLLMPQSLLIFKDDAYSDFLHGISDSPTQCYNQVVNEAEALAYSNEEDSRKDGDKIFHRDQTRVSLTCRLVPKVRKNLFRF
- a CDS encoding oxidoreductase → MELERFRVGLTPTVFYIPGFITDEEQTQLLNHIYGASGSKWKTLKNRRLQNWGGMVHEKGLVPQELPPWLTKITAEIHESSGLFPSAINHVLINEYHPDQGIMPHQDGPAYFPVVAILSLGSPVVMDFTPHLRLRSGDGYISKDQSPCAESCAPERDSFSVLLMPQSLLIFKDDAYSDFLHGISDSPTQCYNQVVNEAEALAYSNEEDSRKDGDKIFHRDQTRVSLTCRLVPKVRKNLFRF
- a CDS encoding oxidoreductase produces the protein MVHEKGLVPQELPPWLTKITAEIHESSGLFPSAINHVLINEYHPDQGIMPHQDGPAYFPVVAILSLGSPVVMDFTPHLRLRSGDGYISKDQSPCAESCAPERDSFSVLLMPQSLLIFKDDAYSDFLHGISDSPTQCYNQVVNEAEALAYSNEEDSRKDGDKIFHRDQTRVSLTCRLVPKVRKNLFRF
- a CDS encoding oxidoreductase (oxidoreductases; FUNCTIONS IN: oxidoreductase activity; INVOLVED IN: biological_process unknown; LOCATED IN: endomembrane system; EXPRESSED IN: 17 plant structures; EXPRESSED DURING: 8 growth stages; CONTAINS InterPro DOMAIN/s: Oxoglutarate/iron-dependent oxygenase (InterPro:IPR005123); Has 320 Blast hits to 320 proteins in 141 species: Archae - 0; Bacteria - 19; Metazoa - 112; Fungi - 69; Plants - 54; Viruses - 3; Other Eukaryotes - 63 (source: NCBI BLink).), with protein sequence MKRVLFHKSVMPPWLTKITAEIHESSGLFPSAINHVLINEYHPDQGIMPHQDGPAYFPVVAILSLGSPVVMDFTPHLRLRSGDGYISKDQSPCAESCAPERDSFSVLLMPQSLLIFKDDAYSDFLHGISDSPTQCYNQVVNEAEALAYSNEEDSRKDGDKIFHRDQTRVSLTCRLVPKVRKNLFRF
- a CDS encoding oxidoreductase yields the protein MPHQDGPAYFPVVAILSLGSPVVMDFTPHLRLRSGDGYISKDQSPCAESCAPERDSFSVLLMPQSLLIFKDDAYSDFLHGISDSPTQCYNQVVNEAEALAYSNEEDSRKDGDKIFHRDQTRVSLTCRLVPKVRKNLFRF
- the RABE1b gene encoding RAB GTPase homolog E1B, with the protein product MAISAPAACSSSSRILCSYSSPSPSLCPAISTSGKLKTLTLSSSFLPSYSLTTTSASQSTRRSFTVRAARGKFERKKPHVNIGTIGHVDHGKTTLTAALTMALASIGSSVAKKYDEIDAAPEERARGITINTATVEYETENRHYAHVDCPGHADYVKNMITGAAQMDGAILVVSGADGPMPQTKEHILLAKQVGVPDMVVFLNKEDQVDDAELLELVELEVRELLSSYEFNGDDIPIISGSALLAVETLTENPKVKRGDNKWVDKIYELMDAVDDYIPIPQRQTELPFLLAVEDVFSITGRGTVATGRVERGTVKVGETVDLVGLRETRSYTVTGVEMFQKILDEALAGDNVGLLLRGIQKADIQRGMVLAKPGSITPHTKFEAIIYVLKKEEGGRHSPFFAGYRPQFYMRTTDVTGKVTKIMNDKDEESKMVMPGDRVKIVVELIVPVACEQGMRFAIREGGKTVGAGVIGTILE